Proteins encoded in a region of the Augochlora pura isolate Apur16 chromosome 4, APUR_v2.2.1, whole genome shotgun sequence genome:
- the Beta-man gene encoding beta-mannosidase gives MSNNMNRDKPELLTTKEKEEEEMKRELLDMKMYESWYTYKEMKEILSFINESKDMANVGKDEKNAQKELLHTSNEYTAELMPKSNLAQNLEIEEDSDTPNSIHPHKSNHISSIQDQLSPCKHDSPEVAPATVDSKNYLYRNKMLDNADIFDRLHDNLNIRDNYSCNMNKYICFKGKNNLQDSHSTNDAEIKIDTHLNNSQKLERWQINPLDSCVSENDVPLPEPERPLVQDRMLFKLCKNTETSESFDKLLTTLNMHLKQTAELWHSQHRTADSNLQWGSPIQVEVAKNSLDRKSLANNKTKENQMEYANTYNNERPNKRKSTLVVSSSNTSYSGSDEDNIIKKKKTQPHELSNKMLSSHKEICATMNEKDQLLNSDNIRKNITETENLDIEIKKHEYISHESLSSYSNNMIPSSTRECFNKKQKDNVSVFTNTLSTHETKMSSENIEIKPLSIKSLRRRIKNECTVLERIQMEKQKKMEITREEIPRKEEEEIRKREEFYKKQIEVQQQRQKQREEREKFMEEKNKKWKSIMYTKSHKKVSAESKERMYDLHKQNENEMLFQDNNASVIKKLDFMKYNVSNNINCPICNQCFSSDKIETHAAGCEQYVTDNDDENNSHFTRNNTVQLNINNEEVFGCDFNETNCTNYEQANNSLEKQHQEETLTGKITTNKSDHDIEFVGTVPGGVYTDLYKANIILENLMGSNDINNRWIGNQSVTYTKRFYVNETLLHTSKVILIFHGLDTFATISINAQEIGKTSNMFLQYTYDVTEHLKMGDNLLSVCFNSAIKEAKFLYETQALKYIVPPVCVPKTYNGECHINHIRKMQASFSWDWGPAFPSMGIWKSVELIPVNDIFITSITTDVFKERKFWYVIGTISLEIAQQKDVQFLPCQISCVLNIDKETNIQNSSTIILNTHNAPVETNISLRIPLKLIDKWWPNGYGNQTLYSFTVIAATNNTAKQKSVRIGFRTVKLVQKPLKKGLSFYFQINGIPIFAKGSNYIPASIFPELTAKPDTIKHLLESAKAANMNMLRVWGGGLYESELFYEIADEYGIMIWQDFMFACGMYPTTTKFLDSVKEEVVQNVRRLKNHPSIVVWAGNNENEAALYGDWYGTGTSQIYKTDYVKLYVDLIKKEVEQLDFTRPFVVSSPSNGLYTEQYNYTGENPYSKYYGDVHYYNYINNGWNMHEYPLTRFTSEYGFQSLPSIFTILPVIETIVDLNVNSDFMMHRQHLPLGTLYMTGLISKNFKIPEVQNRVRDFVNFIYLSQINQAVSVKMQTEFYRQSMSTLNELGEGRTMGALYWQLNDVWQAPSWSSIDFSGQWKLLHYYAVDFFAPIIVTYYIQRNHFSISIVSEKLHPITNVTLEVNIYTCNNMKPVQSFNFHNITVNANAATKIDNNIFGHSWFLNSTIIPECRTDTSTKSNCITTLTLKDENGSQIAPRNYIYPNDGFKTVVFPTVNVSVKVNDYYIPGKYSNYPDVVCELTTNNVAFFVWLEAGNICGRFSENGFHMFERRKTVVFHACEGITPQLFQDFLKITTLSDVYNSQ, from the exons ATGTCAAACAATATGAACCGAGATAAGCCTGAATTGTTGACAACtaaggaaaaagaagaggaggaaatgaaacgagaaCTTCTTG ATATGAAGATGTATGAATCATGGTATACATACaaggaaatgaaagaaatcttaagttttattaatgaatCCAAGGATATGGCAAATGTAGGCAAAGATGAGAAAAATGCACAAAAG GAATTATTACATACTTCTAATGAATATACAGCAGAACTGATGCCCAAGTCAAATTTAGCacaaaatttggaaattgaaGAAGACAGTGATACACCTAATTCGATACATCCACATAAATCTAACCATATCTCATCAATACAAGATCAACTGTCGCCTTGTAAACACGATAGTCCTGAAGTTGCACCTGCAACTGTTGACTCAAAAAATTATctctatagaaataaaatgttagaCAATGCTGACATATTTGATAGATTACATGATAATCTAAATATAAGAGATAATTATTCCTGCAACATGAACAAATACATTTGTTTTAAAGGAAAGAACAATTTACAAGATTCTCATAGTACAAATGATGCAGAAATAAAGATAGATACACATTTGAACAATAGCCAAAAATTAGAACGATGGCAGATTAACCCACTTGATTCGTGTGTCAGCGAAAATGATGTGCCTTTACCAGAACCTGAACGACCTTTAGTACAGGAtcgaatgttatttaaattgtgcAAAAATACAGAAACATCTGAGTCATTTGACAAACTATTGACAACATTAAACATGCATCTGAAACAAACAGCAGAATTGTGGCACAGTCAGCATCGTACTGCTGATTCTAACTTGCAATGGGGGTCACCCATTCAG GTGGAAGTTGCTAAAAATAGTTTGGATAGAAAATCATTAGCAAACAATAAAActaaagaaaatcaaatggAGTATGCAAACacatataataatgaaagacCTAATAAACGTAAATCGACCTTGGTTGTTTCTTCTTCTAACACGTCATATTCTGGCAGCGAtgaagataatataattaagaaaaagaaaacacaacCTCATGAACTCTCAAACAAAATGTTAAGTTCTCACAAAGAAATTTGTGCTACTATGAATGAAAAAGATCAACTTCTTAATAGTGACAATATTAGGAAAAACATTACGGAAACTGAAAATTTGgacattgaaattaaaaaacatgaATATATATCACACGAATCACTTtcttcttattcaaataatatgaTACCTTCAAGTACTAGggaatgttttaataaaaaacaaaaggaTAATGTTAGTGTTTTTACTAACACTTTATCAACACACGAAACCAAAATGTCatcagaaaatatagaaattaagcCACTATCAATAAAAAGTCTTCGACGTAGAATAAAAAACGAGTGTACAGTTTTAGAGAGAATTCAAATGgaaaaacaaaagaagatGGAAATTACAAGAGAAGAAATTCCaagaaaagaggaagaagaaataaggAAAAGGGAGGAATTTTATAAGAAGCAAATAGAAGTGCAACAGCAAAGGCAAAAACaaagggaagagagagaaaaatttatggaagaaaaaaataagaagtGGAAAAGTATAATGTATACAAAATCTCATAAAAAAGTTAGTGCAGAAAGTAAAGAGAGAATGTATGACCTACacaaacaaaatgaaaatgaaatgttatttcag GATAACAATGCTTcggtaattaaaaaactggattttatgaaatataatgtatcaaataatataaattgtcccATCTGCAATCAGTGTTTTTCAAGTGATAAGATAGAAACACACGCTGCCGGATGCGAACAATACGTAACTGATAATGATGATGAGAATAATTCTCATTTTACTCGAAATAATACTGTGCaactaaatattaacaacgaaGAAGTTTTTGGATGTGACTTCAATGAAACTAACTGCACAAATTATGAACAAGCTAACAATTCTTTAGAGAAACAACATCAAGAAGAAACATTAACtg GTAAAATTACTACAAACAAGTCTGACCATG ataTTGAGTTTGTGGGCACTGTACCAGGAGGAGTATACACAGATTTATATaaagcaaatattatattggaaAATCTTATGGGAAGCAATGATATAAACAACCGATGGATTGGTAATCAATCAGTTACCTATACTAAAAGGTTTTatg TAAATGAAACTTTACTACATACTTCCAaagtgatattaatatttcatggcTTGGATACATTTGccacaatttcaataaatgcaCAGGAAATTGGAAAAACATCAAATATGTTTCTACAATATACTTATGACGTAACAGAACATTTAAAA ATGGGGGATAACTTACTATCAGTTTGTTTTAATTCTGCCATCAAAGAGGCAAAATTCTTATATGAAACACAAGCACTAAAGTACATTGTTCCTCCTGTATGTGTACCAAAAACTTATAATGGAGAATGTCATATTAATCATATAAGAAAAATGCAAGCAAGTTTCTCATGGGATTGGGGTCCAGCATTTCCCTCCATGGGTATTTG GAAAAGTGTGGAACTAATACCAGtgaatgacatttttattacaagcaTTACAACTGatgtatttaaagaaagaaaattttggtATGTCATAGGAACAATATCTCTTGAGATTGCGCAGCAAAAAGATGTTCAATTTTTGCCTTGTCAAATTTCATGTGTCTTGAATATtgataaagaaacaaatattcaaaactctagcactattattttaaatacacatAATGCACCAGTAGAAACAAATATCTCTCTTAGAATACCTTTg AAACTGATAGATAAATGGTGGCCGAATGGTTATGGCAATCAGACTCTCTATTCATTTACAGTAATTGCAGCAACAAATAATActgcaaaacaaaaatcagTGCGCATTGGTTTCAGAACAGTGAAACTTGTACAGAAGCCCCTTAAAAAAGGATTAAGTTTctactttcaaataaatggCATTCCAATATTTGCAAAAGGCAGCAACTACATTCCAGCCAGTATTTTTCCAGAATTAACTGCTAAACCGGACacgattaaacatttattagaATCAGCAAAAGCAGCAAATATGAATATGCTGAGAGTCTGGGGTGGTGGCCTTTATGaatctgaattattttacgaaatagCTGATGAATATGGAATCATGATCTGGCAAGATTTCATGTTTGCATGTGGAATGTATCCAACCACAACAAAATTTCTTGATTCTGTCAAAGAAGAAGTTGTGCAAAATGTACGCAGATTAAAGAATCATCCTAGCATTGTCGTTTGGGCTGGTAACAATGAAAACGAAGCAGCTTTGTATGGAGACTGGTATGGAACTGGCACTtctcaaatatataaaactgatTATGTTAAACTTTATGTAGATTTGATAAAGAAGGAAGTAGAACAATTAGATTTTACACGGCCTTTTGTAGTATCTAGTCCAAGCAATGGATTATATAcagaacaatataattatactggAGAGAATCCATATTCAAAGTATTATGGAGATG ttCATTATTATAACTACATTAATAATGGTTGGAATATGCACGAATATCCTCTCACAAGATTTACATCCGAATATGGATTTCAATCACTACCCTcaattttcacaatattaCCGGTCATTGAAACAATTGTTGATTTAAATGTAAACAGTGACTTTATGATGCACCGTCAACATTTACCATTAGGAACATTATATATGACAGGTCTTATTTCAAAAAACTTTAAAATACCTGAAGTTCAAAATAGAGTGAGAGACtttgtgaattttatatatttaagtcAAATAAATCAAGCTGTTTCTGTGAAAATGCAAACAGAATTCTACCGACAATCCATGTCTACACTAAATGAACTAGGTGAAGGGAGAACAATGGGGGCATTATATTGGCAACTGAATGATGTTTGGCAAGCTCCATCTTGGTCCTCAATAG acTTCAGTGGCCAATGGAAATTACTTCACTATTATGCTGTAGACTTTTTTGCTCCTATTATAGTCACTTATTATATTCAAaggaatcatttttcaatatctatTGTTTCTGAGAAATTACATCCAATAACTAACGTTACGTTggaagtaaatatttatacatgcAATAATATGAAACCTGTGCAATCCTTTAATTTTCACAATATAACTGTA aaTGCAAATGCAGCGACtaaaattgacaataatattttcggacACTCATGGTTCTTGAATTCTACAATAATTCCCGAATGTCGTACTGATACATCTACAAAATCAAATTGCATTACAACACTTACTTTAAAAGATGAAAATGGATCTCAAATAGCACCTAGAAATTACATATATCCAAACGACGGATTTAAAACTGTTGTTTTTCCAACTGTAAATGTTTCT GTCAAAGTAAATGATTATTACATTCCTggaaaatattccaattatCCAGACGTAGTATGCGAATTGACAACTAACAATGTAGCATTTTTTGTGTGGTTGGAAGCAGGGAATATTTGTGGCCGTTTTTCGGAAAACGGTTTCCATATGTTCGAAAGAAGGAAAACTGTTGTTTTCCATGCATGTGAGGGGATTACACCACAATTATTTCAAGActtcttaaaaattactacCCTGTCTGACGTTTATAATTCACAGTAA
- the LOC144468275 gene encoding transmembrane protein 245 isoform X1, protein MDNSRPPMDNLFNMLSSLSAGHENALKQGIYNALALFLLCLISVAGYGLYIILSPFVKPLIWALLCGSVLFPFKYSLTTIVESWFEKTETSRTPLVINLTLVPLQIVNKISDNLGSFLWGHVKYIIATFLLGTVGLGLYHYTPNILSCLVWRICMSFNFILGFFITTCNIYTISVLLIGYLYTLYIYWTPNNSFHFGYTSFVMWFYISLYISNILGAYKILVFISLQILCLVGFIYEVILVMENQELEGNNMTFMEATRITLTNNLVVNIEKDTLTPLTNDESIENIETETNITDVQFEDSNEDVAKPLSAPVKTSSGFNPKVYKKSLSLDTDVNTALLSHKSQFSKSNRYILRRLKTELKISIDVEDNKVDTDIYMYGALYACIGMVLWKHKWMIYVLMIPTAFYIVKQFANYFGLWKMIMKQYNIIMQITMTWFMERHQALLPANVRGLYKVAIVIDKKLTKALKASVDTMATIAVILGLLIFTISASVFITIQVYTEGMYLIQITGEILNSSLMNNPDIDWLPEQWEGSVNSVLDNAYTYGRSAISDGVKGMMKDLDPIKAEQMEKKVLELWDKLYQAWMMSNESSDLVESSVDVAGAHSVWESFTEIFEKTPLQLFNMDSIQNFIKENIGIFTSVLDSIWSILKGNMSVILTICTELFYIILMSGSAVLNFALSMVVFFTTLFYLLSSSKKSYKPIELTTLFNPISCHSTLYVEGYAVALQEAVIGVFAATFKLASFFGMWTWFIHNLFQVKIVYLPATFATILAAVPFLDAYFACIPATLELWMTRGSMIAILFFMFHFIACNVVVTEFYKEIKGGGHPYLTGLSIAGGIFCLGVEGAIFGPLLLCCIMVAINLSRRYLNSPSDEVMPEP, encoded by the exons ATGGATAACTCGCGACCGCCAATGGATAACCTCTTTAACATGCTGTCAAGCTTGAGTGCGGGTCATGAAAATGCTTTAAAGCAAGGCATTTACAATGCCTTGGCACTGTTTCTTTTATGCCTGATTTCAGTGGCTGGTTATggattgtatattatattgagtCCTTTCGTAAAACCCTTGATATGGGCCTTATTATGTGGGTCTGTTCTATTTCCATTTAAGTATTCATTAACTACCATTGTAGAGTCATGGTTCGAAAAGACAGAAACATCTCGTACACCACTGGTTATAAATTTAACTTTAGTACCCTTACAAATAGTGAATAAAATCTCTGACAACTTGGGATCATTCTTGTGGGGACacgttaaatatattattgctacGTTTTTGTTGGGAACTGTTGGTCTTGGTTTATACCATTATACACCAAATATACTAAGTTGTCTTGTATGGAGAATATGTAtgagttttaattttattcttggattTTTCATAACAACATGTAACATTTATACg ATTTCTGTTTTGCTCATTGGATATTTATAcacattgtatatttattggacgccaaataattcgtttcattttgGTTATACATCCTTTGTTATGTGGTTCTATATTAGTCTAtacatttctaatatattaggAGCCTACAAGATACTTGTATTTATATCATTACAAATACTGTGCTTAGTAGGATTTATATACGAAGTAATACTTGTAATGGAAAATCAAGAATTAGAGGGCAATAATATGACATTCATGGAAGCAACGCGTATTACGCTTACAAATAACTTGGTTGTAAATATTGAGAAGGATACATTAACTCCATTAACAAATGATGAATCTATAGAGAACATTGAAACTGAAACAAACATCACAGATGTGCAGTTTGAAGACAGTAACGAAGATGTTGCAAAACCATTATCTGCTCCAGTAAAAACAAGTAGTGGATTCAATCCAAAAGTATATAAGAAATCATTATCATTGGATACTGATGTTAATACTGCTTTACTAAGCCACAAATCACAATTCTCAAAAAGTAATCGCTATATATTAAGAAGATTGaaaactgaattaaaaatatctatagaTGTGGAAGACAATAAAGTTGATACTGACATATACATGTATGGTGCATTGTATGCATGTATTGGTATGGTTTTGTGGAAACACAAATGGATGATATATGTTTTAATGATTCCAACagctttttatattgttaaacaatttgctaattattttggattatggaaaatgataatgaaacaatataatattataatgcaaattACAATGACCTGGTTTATGGAAAGACATCAGGCTCTTTTGCCAGCTAATGTTAGAGGATTATATAAAGTTGCAAttgtaattgataaaaaattaacaaaagcTTTAAAAGCATCAGTCGATACAATGGCAACAATTGCTGTGATCCTTGgtttacttatatttactatttctgcATCTGTTTTCATAACAATACag GTTTATACGGAAGGCATGTATCTTATTCAAATTACTGGAGAAATTCTTAATTCATCATTAATGAATAATCCAGACATAGATTGGTTGCCTGAACAATGGGAAGGTTCAGTCAATAGTGTACTAGATAATGCATACACATATGGGCGAAGTGCCATTTCCGATGGA GTGAAAGGTATGATGAAAGATTTAGACCCCATAAAGGCAGAACAAATGGAGAAAAAGGTTTTAGAACTGTGGGATAAACTATATCAAGCATGGATGATGTCCAATGAAAGTTCAGACTTAGTTGAGTCTAGTGTGGACGTAGCAGGGGCCCATTCAGTTTGGGAAAGCTTCACCGAAATCTTTGAAAAAACACCTTTAC aactATTTAACATGGATagcatacaaaattttataaaagagaaCATTGGAATTTTCACGTCAGTTCTTGATTCTATTTGGAGTATACTTAAGGGCAATATGTCTGTGATACTAACTATCTGTACAgagttattttatatcatactCATGAGCGGATCAGCTGTTCTTAATTTTGCTCTCAGCatg GTTGTCTTCTTTACAACACTCTTTTACCTCCTTAGTTCTAGCAAGAAGAGTTATAAACCCATTGAATTAACCACATTATTTAATCCTATTAGTTGTCACAG caCTCTTTATGTCGAAGG ATATGCTGTGGCCTTACAAGAAGCAGTAATTGGAGTATTTGCCGCAACATTTAAACTCGCTTCCTTTTTTGGCATGTGGACATGGTTTATACATAActtatttcaagtaaaaattgtctacctGCCAGCTACTTTTGCAACAATACTTGCGGCTGTGCCATTTTTAGATGCATATTTTGCATGCATTCCGGCTACCTTGGAACTTTGGATGACTCGTGGATCCATGATTGCTATCTTATTTTTCATGTTCCATTTTATTGCGTGTAACGTAGTAGTAACGGAATTTTACAAAGAAATCAAAGG TGGTGGACATCCTTACCTTACAGGTCTTTCAATAGCAGGTGGAATCTTTTGTCTAGGGGTAGAAGGTGCAATTTTTGGTCCATTACTGCTATGTTGCATTATGGTAGCAATTAATTTGAGTCGTCGCTATCTTAATTCACCTTCGGACGAAGTCATGCCAGAGccctaa
- the LOC144468275 gene encoding transmembrane protein 245 isoform X2: MDNSRPPMDNLFNMLSSLSAGHENALKQGIYNALALFLLCLISVAGYGLYIILSPFVKPLIWALLCGSVLFPFKYSLTTIVESWFEKTETSRTPLVINLTLVPLQIVNKISDNLGSFLWGHVKYIIATFLLGTVGLGLYHYTPNILSCLVWRICMSFNFILGFFITTCNIYTISVLLIGYLYTLYIYWTPNNSFHFGYTSFVMWFYISLYISNILGAYKILVFISLQILCLVGFIYEVILVMENQELEGNNMTFMEATRITLTNNLVVNIEKDTLTPLTNDESIENIETETNITDVQFEDSNEDVAKPLSAPVKTSSGFNPKVYKKSLSLDTDVNTALLSHKSQFSKSNRYILRRLKTELKISIDVEDNKVDTDIYMYGALYACIGMVLWKHKWMIYVLMIPTAFYIVKQFANYFGLWKMIMKQYNIIMQITMTWFMERHQALLPANVRGLYKVAIVIDKKLTKALKASVDTMATIAVILGLLIFTISASVFITIQVYTEGMYLIQITGEILNSSLMNNPDIDWLPEQWEGSVNSVLDNAYTYGRSAISDGVKGMMKDLDPIKAEQMEKKVLELWDKLYQAWMMSNESSDLVESSVDVAGAHSVWESFTEIFEKTPLQLFNMDSIQNFIKENIGIFTSVLDSIWSILKGNMSVILTICTELFYIILMSGSAVLNFALSMVVFFTTLFYLLSSSKKSYKPIELTTLFNPISCHRYAVALQEAVIGVFAATFKLASFFGMWTWFIHNLFQVKIVYLPATFATILAAVPFLDAYFACIPATLELWMTRGSMIAILFFMFHFIACNVVVTEFYKEIKGGGHPYLTGLSIAGGIFCLGVEGAIFGPLLLCCIMVAINLSRRYLNSPSDEVMPEP, translated from the exons ATGGATAACTCGCGACCGCCAATGGATAACCTCTTTAACATGCTGTCAAGCTTGAGTGCGGGTCATGAAAATGCTTTAAAGCAAGGCATTTACAATGCCTTGGCACTGTTTCTTTTATGCCTGATTTCAGTGGCTGGTTATggattgtatattatattgagtCCTTTCGTAAAACCCTTGATATGGGCCTTATTATGTGGGTCTGTTCTATTTCCATTTAAGTATTCATTAACTACCATTGTAGAGTCATGGTTCGAAAAGACAGAAACATCTCGTACACCACTGGTTATAAATTTAACTTTAGTACCCTTACAAATAGTGAATAAAATCTCTGACAACTTGGGATCATTCTTGTGGGGACacgttaaatatattattgctacGTTTTTGTTGGGAACTGTTGGTCTTGGTTTATACCATTATACACCAAATATACTAAGTTGTCTTGTATGGAGAATATGTAtgagttttaattttattcttggattTTTCATAACAACATGTAACATTTATACg ATTTCTGTTTTGCTCATTGGATATTTATAcacattgtatatttattggacgccaaataattcgtttcattttgGTTATACATCCTTTGTTATGTGGTTCTATATTAGTCTAtacatttctaatatattaggAGCCTACAAGATACTTGTATTTATATCATTACAAATACTGTGCTTAGTAGGATTTATATACGAAGTAATACTTGTAATGGAAAATCAAGAATTAGAGGGCAATAATATGACATTCATGGAAGCAACGCGTATTACGCTTACAAATAACTTGGTTGTAAATATTGAGAAGGATACATTAACTCCATTAACAAATGATGAATCTATAGAGAACATTGAAACTGAAACAAACATCACAGATGTGCAGTTTGAAGACAGTAACGAAGATGTTGCAAAACCATTATCTGCTCCAGTAAAAACAAGTAGTGGATTCAATCCAAAAGTATATAAGAAATCATTATCATTGGATACTGATGTTAATACTGCTTTACTAAGCCACAAATCACAATTCTCAAAAAGTAATCGCTATATATTAAGAAGATTGaaaactgaattaaaaatatctatagaTGTGGAAGACAATAAAGTTGATACTGACATATACATGTATGGTGCATTGTATGCATGTATTGGTATGGTTTTGTGGAAACACAAATGGATGATATATGTTTTAATGATTCCAACagctttttatattgttaaacaatttgctaattattttggattatggaaaatgataatgaaacaatataatattataatgcaaattACAATGACCTGGTTTATGGAAAGACATCAGGCTCTTTTGCCAGCTAATGTTAGAGGATTATATAAAGTTGCAAttgtaattgataaaaaattaacaaaagcTTTAAAAGCATCAGTCGATACAATGGCAACAATTGCTGTGATCCTTGgtttacttatatttactatttctgcATCTGTTTTCATAACAATACag GTTTATACGGAAGGCATGTATCTTATTCAAATTACTGGAGAAATTCTTAATTCATCATTAATGAATAATCCAGACATAGATTGGTTGCCTGAACAATGGGAAGGTTCAGTCAATAGTGTACTAGATAATGCATACACATATGGGCGAAGTGCCATTTCCGATGGA GTGAAAGGTATGATGAAAGATTTAGACCCCATAAAGGCAGAACAAATGGAGAAAAAGGTTTTAGAACTGTGGGATAAACTATATCAAGCATGGATGATGTCCAATGAAAGTTCAGACTTAGTTGAGTCTAGTGTGGACGTAGCAGGGGCCCATTCAGTTTGGGAAAGCTTCACCGAAATCTTTGAAAAAACACCTTTAC aactATTTAACATGGATagcatacaaaattttataaaagagaaCATTGGAATTTTCACGTCAGTTCTTGATTCTATTTGGAGTATACTTAAGGGCAATATGTCTGTGATACTAACTATCTGTACAgagttattttatatcatactCATGAGCGGATCAGCTGTTCTTAATTTTGCTCTCAGCatg GTTGTCTTCTTTACAACACTCTTTTACCTCCTTAGTTCTAGCAAGAAGAGTTATAAACCCATTGAATTAACCACATTATTTAATCCTATTAGTTGTCACAG ATATGCTGTGGCCTTACAAGAAGCAGTAATTGGAGTATTTGCCGCAACATTTAAACTCGCTTCCTTTTTTGGCATGTGGACATGGTTTATACATAActtatttcaagtaaaaattgtctacctGCCAGCTACTTTTGCAACAATACTTGCGGCTGTGCCATTTTTAGATGCATATTTTGCATGCATTCCGGCTACCTTGGAACTTTGGATGACTCGTGGATCCATGATTGCTATCTTATTTTTCATGTTCCATTTTATTGCGTGTAACGTAGTAGTAACGGAATTTTACAAAGAAATCAAAGG TGGTGGACATCCTTACCTTACAGGTCTTTCAATAGCAGGTGGAATCTTTTGTCTAGGGGTAGAAGGTGCAATTTTTGGTCCATTACTGCTATGTTGCATTATGGTAGCAATTAATTTGAGTCGTCGCTATCTTAATTCACCTTCGGACGAAGTCATGCCAGAGccctaa